The following are encoded together in the Planctobacterium marinum genome:
- a CDS encoding polymer-forming cytoskeletal protein, whose protein sequence is MIRLFTALSACLLLSACVIHVGPGSYRNPNVGEDTVFGDIQVPSGQTVGSLSSVNGSISVSFGAKAGHVSTVNGSIELDEKVEVDSITSVNGSINGGKDLRVQGEIETVNGTIRLAQNSSVLGEINSTNGDILLTGVKLQSNLITINGDITVKSDSVIAGNIVVKGNKGSDNNNNKPPVITLAQEVNLMGAILLERPATIKLSNPEHQAKVQRLYLK, encoded by the coding sequence ATGATTCGACTTTTTACTGCATTATCCGCCTGCCTTTTGTTATCAGCTTGTGTTATCCACGTAGGTCCGGGCAGCTATCGCAACCCCAATGTTGGCGAAGACACGGTTTTTGGTGATATTCAGGTCCCCAGCGGTCAAACTGTGGGCAGTTTATCCAGTGTTAACGGCAGTATCAGCGTCAGTTTTGGTGCCAAGGCAGGCCATGTCAGCACGGTCAATGGCAGCATAGAGCTGGATGAAAAAGTCGAAGTGGATAGCATTACCTCGGTAAACGGCAGTATCAATGGCGGCAAAGATTTGCGAGTTCAGGGGGAAATAGAAACCGTAAACGGCACGATTCGCTTGGCTCAAAACAGCAGCGTACTGGGTGAGATAAATTCCACCAACGGCGATATCCTGCTCACGGGCGTAAAATTACAGAGCAATCTGATAACGATAAATGGCGATATCACAGTGAAGTCCGATAGTGTAATCGCTGGTAACATCGTGGTCAAAGGCAATAAAGGTTCAGACAACAACAATAATAAGCCACCGGTTATCACTTTGGCCCAGGAGGTTAACTTGATGGGTGCGATCCTGCTTGAGAGGCCTGCCACCATCAAATTAAGCAATCCCGAACATCAGGCCAAAGTGCAACGCTTGTACTTGAAATAA
- a CDS encoding response regulator, translating to MQFNQKIQQGIRKRYLLALSAIALLVTLSAAGIQLLLANQKGDAEIINIAGMQRMLSQKIALHINQAFIHQNLSESQLANSKTKLLAAVDRFEQNHWFLLGQEGKPEPGKNFSSELYSLYFAQESALSLHETVLDYIIQARRAANGQSYNPQVFASEKTELLLVRLNEVVSQFELESNEKLLLITRIELLLWLVTLFILALELFYIFKPMENGVSNAVKEIEQEKQKAQRLQLLAEQASKAKSQFLATMSHELRTPINGIFGMIELASSEEDKNKRLDFLSKARASGDQLLHLINDILDISKIEANKIELESNDFELPRVLDTCLAPAAIHCEKKGLDFEYAPLSAMPDWVCGDGVRVTQILNNLISNAIKFTESGKITVTAKVTVIKGRYLLELVVTDTGIGMTKNQQAKVFDKFVQADSSTTRMFGGTGLGLAISKELITLMEGAIELESQPGKGTAFTVTLPLSKSTHQHTIKRQKPIATSSKVAVIDDLESSRCYLELLLQQSNIVCDSFNSAEAFLEQEHKLSEYNVILVDLHMPGMDGIQLVHKLKTNHEDCPPVVLVSAASDLRRYKDQISCEFAAVFNKPINEQMFISTMGRLCGKEQQSKQALRILLAEDNDINAQIAVHILESEGHSVTHVENGKKAVIQVENHNYDMIFMDINMPEMDGLTASKIIRFEMGLAIPIVALTANAYESDKQASWDAGMTYHVSKPFNKDAMLAIIERIIDNDLPLLQQGRNE from the coding sequence ATGCAGTTTAATCAAAAAATACAACAGGGGATCCGCAAACGTTACTTGCTGGCGCTGTCAGCGATTGCCTTGTTAGTGACTCTTTCTGCCGCGGGTATTCAGTTGTTGTTGGCCAATCAAAAAGGCGACGCTGAGATCATCAATATTGCCGGTATGCAGCGAATGCTTTCGCAAAAGATTGCCCTGCACATTAATCAGGCGTTTATTCACCAAAATTTGAGCGAGAGTCAGCTTGCTAACTCAAAAACAAAGCTCTTAGCCGCTGTGGACCGCTTTGAACAAAACCATTGGTTTTTGCTGGGACAGGAAGGTAAACCAGAGCCGGGCAAGAATTTTAGTTCTGAACTGTATTCTCTGTATTTTGCACAAGAATCTGCATTATCTCTCCATGAAACGGTGCTGGATTACATTATTCAGGCACGACGAGCCGCCAATGGACAAAGCTATAATCCGCAAGTCTTTGCTTCGGAAAAAACGGAATTACTTCTGGTGCGTCTCAATGAGGTGGTGAGTCAATTTGAGCTGGAATCCAATGAAAAGCTGCTACTGATAACACGTATTGAATTGCTGTTGTGGTTGGTTACCTTATTTATCCTGGCATTGGAATTGTTTTACATCTTCAAGCCCATGGAAAATGGGGTAAGCAATGCGGTAAAAGAAATTGAGCAGGAAAAGCAAAAAGCCCAGCGTCTGCAACTGCTCGCCGAACAGGCCAGTAAGGCAAAGTCGCAATTTTTGGCTACCATGAGCCACGAGCTGCGCACTCCCATCAATGGTATCTTTGGCATGATAGAGCTTGCCAGTAGTGAAGAAGACAAAAATAAACGTCTGGATTTTCTGTCTAAAGCACGAGCCTCCGGTGATCAGTTATTGCACCTGATCAACGATATTCTCGATATTTCAAAAATTGAAGCCAATAAGATTGAACTGGAAAGTAATGATTTTGAGCTACCACGGGTATTGGATACTTGCCTGGCACCGGCGGCTATTCACTGTGAGAAAAAGGGCTTAGATTTTGAATATGCACCACTTTCGGCCATGCCTGACTGGGTGTGTGGTGACGGGGTTAGAGTTACGCAGATCCTCAACAATCTGATCAGCAATGCCATTAAGTTCACTGAAAGCGGCAAGATTACGGTCACCGCAAAAGTGACGGTTATTAAGGGGCGCTACTTGCTGGAATTGGTGGTAACCGATACTGGCATAGGTATGACCAAAAACCAGCAGGCCAAAGTATTTGATAAATTCGTGCAGGCAGATAGTTCTACCACGCGCATGTTTGGTGGAACCGGGCTGGGGTTAGCCATTAGTAAAGAGTTGATCACTTTGATGGAAGGCGCTATCGAGTTAGAAAGTCAGCCGGGAAAAGGCACGGCATTTACCGTGACCTTGCCCTTGAGCAAATCCACCCATCAACACACCATAAAGCGACAAAAACCGATTGCCACTAGTTCCAAAGTTGCAGTGATTGACGACCTTGAAAGTAGCCGCTGTTACCTGGAGTTATTGTTACAGCAGAGCAATATCGTATGCGATAGCTTTAACTCTGCAGAGGCCTTTTTGGAGCAGGAACACAAGCTGTCAGAATACAATGTGATTTTAGTGGATTTACACATGCCGGGAATGGATGGCATACAGCTTGTACACAAGCTTAAAACCAATCACGAAGACTGTCCTCCTGTCGTATTGGTATCGGCTGCATCTGATTTGAGGCGCTACAAAGATCAGATTTCCTGTGAGTTTGCCGCCGTTTTCAACAAGCCCATTAATGAACAGATGTTTATTTCCACTATGGGCCGGTTATGCGGTAAAGAGCAGCAGAGTAAACAGGCACTCAGAATATTGTTGGCGGAAGACAATGATATCAACGCCCAGATCGCAGTGCATATTCTGGAATCGGAAGGGCATTCCGTTACTCATGTAGAAAACGGCAAAAAGGCGGTGATCCAGGTGGAAAATCACAATTACGATATGATTTTTATGGACATCAATATGCCAGAAATGGATGGTTTAACCGCCAGTAAAATCATCCGATTTGAAATGGGCTTAGCTATCCCTATTGTTGCCTTAACGGCTAATGCCTACGAATCTGACAAACAAGCTTCATGGGATGCTGGCATGACTTACCATGTGAGTAAGCCCTTTAACAAAGATGCCATGTTGGCCATTATCGAACGGATCATTGATAACGATTTGCCCTTATTACAACAAGGACGCAATGAATAA